In Aliamphritea ceti, a single window of DNA contains:
- a CDS encoding aspartate aminotransferase family protein — protein sequence MSHIFHRHCHSELPYAVSGEGAYIIDQQGKRYLDGCGGAAVSCLGHDHPKVIAAVKQQMDAIPFAHSAFFTSEPAERLADALVAEAPENLQHVYFVSGGSEAVEAALKMARQYFTEKGETERQYFIARRQSYHGNTLGALAVGGNQWRRQQFDPLLSPVQHIAPCYTYRDQRDNETEFEYGQRVAGELEEALLETGPEKVLAFVVEPVVGATAGAVPAVPGYLQRVREICDQYDILLIFDEVMCGMGRTGHVFACNEDGVAPDLLTIAKGLGAGYQPIGATLVSDDIYQTIAAGSGFFQHGHTYMAHPSACAAALAVQSVIKEEQLLDNVKVMSDYLFSGMRERFAEHAYIGDIRGRGLFMGIELVADRETKQPFAAETALNIKVKQAAFERGLMCYPMAGTIDGRNGHHVLIAPPFILQQAQADELMDKFTLALDDTFKVIGS from the coding sequence ATGAGTCATATTTTTCACCGTCACTGCCATTCTGAGCTGCCTTATGCCGTTTCCGGTGAGGGGGCGTACATTATTGATCAGCAGGGTAAGCGTTACCTTGACGGTTGTGGTGGTGCTGCTGTGTCATGCCTTGGTCATGATCATCCGAAAGTAATAGCGGCTGTGAAGCAGCAAATGGATGCGATTCCTTTTGCCCACAGTGCTTTCTTTACTTCTGAACCGGCTGAGCGTTTGGCTGATGCTTTGGTTGCTGAGGCGCCAGAGAATCTTCAGCACGTCTACTTTGTCAGCGGTGGTTCAGAAGCAGTTGAAGCGGCATTAAAAATGGCCCGGCAATATTTCACGGAAAAAGGTGAAACTGAACGGCAGTATTTTATTGCCCGGCGACAGAGTTATCACGGTAATACACTGGGGGCACTGGCTGTTGGTGGTAACCAGTGGCGTCGTCAGCAGTTTGATCCATTATTGTCACCGGTGCAGCATATTGCCCCCTGCTATACATATCGGGACCAACGGGATAACGAAACTGAGTTTGAGTATGGCCAGCGAGTCGCAGGTGAACTGGAAGAGGCATTACTGGAAACCGGGCCGGAAAAAGTATTGGCATTTGTCGTTGAGCCGGTAGTCGGCGCGACAGCCGGAGCTGTGCCCGCTGTGCCCGGTTATTTGCAGAGGGTGCGTGAAATTTGTGATCAGTACGACATATTGTTGATTTTTGATGAAGTGATGTGTGGGATGGGTCGAACCGGTCATGTTTTTGCCTGTAATGAAGATGGCGTTGCTCCTGATTTGTTAACAATTGCAAAGGGTTTGGGTGCGGGGTATCAGCCTATAGGTGCGACTTTGGTCAGCGATGATATTTATCAGACCATTGCTGCAGGTAGCGGATTTTTCCAGCATGGCCACACTTACATGGCACATCCCTCGGCCTGCGCGGCTGCTCTGGCTGTACAGTCTGTGATTAAAGAAGAACAGCTGTTAGATAATGTTAAGGTCATGAGTGACTACCTGTTCAGCGGCATGCGTGAACGTTTTGCTGAGCATGCTTATATAGGTGATATACGGGGTCGCGGTTTATTCATGGGCATAGAGCTGGTTGCTGACAGAGAGACTAAGCAGCCATTTGCAGCAGAAACGGCTTTAAATATAAAAGTGAAGCAGGCGGCTTTTGAACGTGGGCTGATGTGCTATCCGATGGCGGGTACTATCGATGGCCGTAATGGCCACCATGTCTTAATAGCACCGCCATTTATTCTGCAGCAGGCTCAGGCAGATGAGTTGATGGACAAGTTCACGCTCGCGCTGGACGATACTTTTAAGGTTATAGGGAGCTGA
- the selD gene encoding selenide, water dikinase SelD, with protein sequence MQQDLTPKSKHLIFVGGGHAHALALRMLAMKKPEGVKITLISNAIQTPYSGMLPGLIAGHYSFDQAHIDLGRLCRFAGISFIEDQVTGINPEKQTVQCLNHPDFNYDILSIDTGSVPGRNQVPGASEWSIPVKPVDEFLAHWQAIQARINITPDVQLQIGAVGGGASAVEVVLAMQHKLQQANLANKVNFHVVSGPDDILPNHNDKVRAKYRKVLSKRNINTHTGFTVSQVTENCLHTADGRKLDLNYIIWATAATGADWPAKAGLQTGASGCIEVNDCLQSLSHSNIFACGDIADMVNHPRPKAGVFAVRQGKPLLKNILAILAGKKLTPFKPQKQFLSLISTGDKYAVASRSNWSLAGRLIWHWKNHIDQKFMRRFSEVTMLPDAQSTKTVKVENPDMRCGGCGAKVGNTVLQRVLSQLPSNLSEDIPVGLQHPDDAAVIAVPDGKLLVQSVDSFRQLINDDYLFGKIAAVHALGDVFAMGASAHSAQALVTLPHASDELLEEQLLHLLKGALEIFSESGVTLVGGHTSEGSELSLGFAVNGFADPQQLMTKGGVNSGDYLLVTKPIGTGVLFASDMRGQAHGRWISDALQQMQHSNFRASQVLNEFNCKACTDITGFGLAGHLLEMLTPAGLNAELWSDNFPVLEGAELCLESGLQSSLHPDNQRYGNKVKIAESISVGRQELLFDPQTAGGLLAAIHPDKLDACLSALQAEGYKQTAVIGRVTDITSCSAKINLITGLENKPENNPE encoded by the coding sequence ATGCAACAGGATCTCACTCCAAAATCTAAACATTTGATTTTTGTTGGCGGCGGCCACGCCCATGCACTGGCACTGCGCATGCTTGCCATGAAGAAACCTGAAGGCGTGAAAATCACTTTGATATCCAACGCTATCCAAACACCTTACTCTGGTATGCTGCCAGGGTTGATCGCCGGTCACTATAGCTTTGATCAGGCACACATAGATCTTGGCCGCCTGTGCCGCTTTGCCGGCATCAGCTTTATAGAAGACCAGGTCACCGGAATTAACCCGGAAAAACAAACGGTTCAGTGCCTTAACCATCCTGACTTTAACTACGACATTCTCAGCATTGATACCGGTTCGGTACCCGGACGCAATCAGGTACCTGGCGCCAGTGAATGGAGCATCCCGGTTAAACCCGTAGACGAATTCTTAGCACACTGGCAAGCCATTCAGGCTCGCATCAACATCACACCTGATGTTCAGCTCCAAATAGGTGCTGTAGGTGGTGGTGCCAGCGCTGTTGAAGTGGTCCTCGCCATGCAGCATAAACTGCAGCAAGCAAACCTGGCTAACAAGGTAAATTTTCATGTCGTCAGTGGCCCCGATGACATACTGCCCAATCACAACGATAAGGTACGGGCCAAATACCGAAAAGTACTCAGCAAGCGAAATATAAATACGCATACTGGTTTCACTGTCAGCCAGGTCACTGAAAACTGCCTGCATACTGCTGACGGCCGTAAACTGGATTTGAACTATATCATCTGGGCAACGGCCGCTACCGGTGCAGACTGGCCAGCAAAAGCTGGCTTACAGACTGGTGCGTCCGGCTGTATTGAAGTCAACGATTGCCTGCAATCATTATCACACTCAAACATTTTCGCCTGTGGTGATATTGCAGATATGGTCAATCACCCACGGCCAAAAGCAGGGGTGTTTGCCGTTCGCCAGGGTAAGCCGCTCTTAAAGAATATTTTGGCAATACTGGCAGGCAAAAAGCTCACGCCGTTTAAACCGCAAAAACAATTTCTCAGCTTAATAAGCACTGGCGATAAATATGCCGTTGCTTCCCGCAGTAACTGGTCACTGGCAGGTCGCCTGATCTGGCACTGGAAAAACCATATCGACCAAAAATTCATGCGCCGCTTCAGCGAAGTTACTATGTTGCCCGACGCACAAAGTACTAAAACGGTTAAAGTTGAAAATCCGGATATGCGCTGTGGTGGTTGTGGCGCTAAAGTCGGCAATACCGTATTACAAAGGGTGCTCTCCCAGCTACCCTCAAACCTCAGTGAAGATATACCGGTCGGTTTGCAGCACCCTGATGATGCCGCCGTTATCGCCGTGCCAGACGGCAAGCTGTTGGTTCAGTCCGTGGACAGTTTCAGACAACTAATCAACGATGACTACCTGTTCGGTAAAATTGCTGCTGTACACGCACTCGGTGATGTATTTGCTATGGGTGCTTCCGCTCACAGTGCCCAGGCTTTGGTTACCCTGCCCCATGCCAGTGATGAATTACTGGAAGAACAACTTCTGCATCTGCTAAAAGGCGCATTAGAGATATTCAGCGAATCCGGCGTTACTCTGGTTGGCGGTCATACCTCAGAAGGTAGCGAATTATCACTGGGCTTTGCTGTAAATGGTTTTGCAGACCCTCAACAACTGATGACAAAAGGCGGTGTAAATTCCGGAGACTACTTGCTGGTCACCAAACCTATTGGTACCGGTGTTCTGTTTGCCAGTGATATGCGTGGCCAGGCCCATGGTCGCTGGATCAGCGACGCTCTACAACAGATGCAACACTCTAACTTTCGCGCTAGTCAGGTATTGAATGAATTTAACTGTAAGGCCTGTACTGATATCACTGGTTTTGGCTTAGCTGGTCATCTGCTGGAAATGCTCACACCGGCCGGACTCAACGCTGAACTATGGAGCGATAACTTCCCTGTTCTGGAAGGCGCTGAACTTTGTCTGGAAAGCGGTTTACAAAGCTCGCTTCACCCCGATAACCAACGCTACGGTAACAAAGTAAAGATTGCTGAAAGCATATCTGTTGGCCGACAAGAGTTATTGTTTGATCCACAAACAGCCGGCGGCTTATTGGCAGCAATTCACCCGGATAAGCTGGACGCCTGCCTGAGCGCACTTCAGGCCGAAGGTTATAAACAAACAGCTGTCATCGGTCGAGTCACAGATATCACCAGCTGCAGCGCAAAAATAAACCTGATTACTGGACTGGAAAACAAACCGGAAAATAATCCGGAATAA
- the msrB gene encoding peptide-methionine (R)-S-oxide reductase MsrB, with translation MNKKIAIPAVLAVAVAGASALVWSANDQASQNAAPIAKNAMTSEGLAIATFAGGCFWCTEAGFERLPGVKEAISGYTGGEDTTPTYQEVAGGISGHTEAVQVFYDPEVITYRGLVESLWRQMDPTDGTGSFVDRGSQYRPGVFFHNETQRRIAEQSMMELAASGRYSQPLATELTQLEKFYPAEDYHQDYYKTNPIRYKFYRFNSGRDQYLQKTWGDDLSPDFTQFGRDDNTQQLVTQDRNDFVKPSDAELRKTLTELQYEVTQEDATERPFSNEFWDNKREGVYVDIVSGEPLFSSKDKFKSGTGWPSFTKPLYSSSIVEHTDSSFFMTRTEVRSQNADSHLGHVFKDGPAPTGLRYCINSASMRFIEKDQLAAAGYPELLSLFE, from the coding sequence ATGAACAAAAAAATAGCCATCCCAGCCGTTCTGGCTGTCGCAGTGGCCGGTGCCAGTGCTCTGGTATGGTCTGCCAATGACCAGGCCAGCCAGAATGCTGCGCCTATTGCTAAAAATGCGATGACCAGCGAAGGCCTCGCCATCGCAACTTTTGCCGGTGGCTGTTTCTGGTGTACCGAAGCCGGCTTTGAAAGGCTACCTGGTGTGAAAGAAGCAATTTCAGGTTATACCGGCGGTGAAGATACGACCCCTACTTATCAAGAAGTCGCAGGGGGCATTTCAGGCCATACTGAAGCCGTACAGGTATTCTATGACCCTGAAGTTATTACTTACCGCGGTTTAGTTGAATCTCTTTGGCGCCAGATGGACCCTACCGATGGCACAGGCTCATTCGTTGACCGTGGTAGTCAGTATCGCCCAGGCGTGTTTTTCCACAATGAAACACAACGCAGAATTGCAGAACAGTCCATGATGGAACTGGCAGCTTCAGGTCGTTACAGCCAGCCACTGGCAACCGAGCTGACTCAGCTGGAGAAATTCTATCCTGCAGAGGATTATCATCAGGATTATTACAAAACCAATCCGATCCGTTATAAGTTCTACCGATTTAACTCCGGTCGCGATCAGTATTTACAGAAAACCTGGGGAGACGACCTGAGCCCTGACTTCACTCAGTTTGGCCGTGACGATAACACACAGCAACTGGTTACTCAGGACCGTAACGACTTTGTAAAGCCCAGCGACGCTGAGCTCAGAAAGACTCTGACAGAGCTACAGTATGAAGTCACTCAGGAAGACGCTACCGAACGACCATTTAGTAATGAATTCTGGGATAACAAACGTGAAGGCGTGTATGTGGATATCGTCAGCGGTGAACCACTGTTCTCTTCCAAAGATAAGTTTAAATCTGGTACAGGCTGGCCAAGCTTTACTAAACCACTGTACTCAAGCTCAATTGTTGAGCATACAGATTCCAGCTTTTTTATGACCCGTACTGAAGTACGCAGTCAAAATGCTGACTCACACCTGGGTCATGTGTTTAAGGATGGTCCGGCACCAACCGGATTGCGCTACTGCATTAACTCTGCATCAATGCGCTTCATCGAGAAAGATCAGTTGGCTGCTGCGGGTTATCCGGAATTGCTTAGCCTATTTGAATAA
- a CDS encoding high-affinity branched-chain amino acid ABC transporter substrate-binding protein — MNQFRKTVLGLSTAICIMGMSAAAQAETLKIALAGPATGPVAQYGDMQKIGVMAAIDDINKAGGINGMQLEGVIYDDACDPKQAVAVANKIVNDGISHVVGHLCSSSTEPASDIYEEEGVLMITAASTSPSITEKGQQMVFRTIGLDSLQGSLAAEHIKSVKPKRLAVIHDKQQYGEGLATTVRDSLKDAGIDAVMFEGVTSGDKDFSALIAKLKKEGVDFVYYGGYHPELGLILRQSAEKGFDAQFMGPEGVVNADLAKIAGDAMEGVLATAPKSFDQNAVNQARVEAIKAKGEDPTGPFVFTAYAAVEVMTNAMTQTKSTDTEKLAEFIRSNGVSTAIGDVKYNQQGDLTESTFLVYRLHKDGSKTAAQ; from the coding sequence ATGAATCAATTTCGCAAAACTGTGCTCGGTCTAAGCACTGCGATTTGTATTATGGGCATGAGCGCAGCTGCTCAGGCTGAAACTCTGAAAATCGCTCTGGCGGGTCCGGCTACTGGTCCTGTAGCTCAGTACGGCGATATGCAGAAAATCGGCGTAATGGCAGCTATCGACGATATCAACAAAGCTGGCGGCATCAATGGCATGCAGCTGGAAGGTGTTATCTACGACGACGCTTGTGATCCAAAACAGGCTGTAGCTGTTGCTAACAAAATCGTCAACGACGGTATCAGCCACGTAGTTGGTCACCTGTGTTCTTCTTCTACTGAACCTGCTTCAGACATTTACGAAGAAGAAGGCGTGCTGATGATCACTGCAGCATCTACTTCTCCGTCTATTACTGAGAAAGGCCAGCAGATGGTATTCCGTACTATCGGTCTGGATAGCCTGCAGGGCAGCCTGGCAGCAGAGCACATCAAATCTGTTAAGCCTAAGCGTCTGGCAGTTATTCACGATAAGCAGCAGTACGGTGAAGGTCTGGCGACAACTGTTCGCGATTCCCTGAAAGATGCTGGTATCGATGCCGTTATGTTTGAAGGTGTTACTTCAGGCGACAAAGACTTCTCTGCGCTGATTGCGAAGCTGAAGAAAGAAGGCGTTGATTTCGTTTACTACGGTGGTTACCACCCAGAGCTGGGTCTGATTCTGCGTCAGTCAGCTGAAAAAGGTTTCGATGCTCAGTTCATGGGGCCTGAAGGTGTTGTGAATGCTGACCTGGCGAAAATCGCTGGTGATGCAATGGAAGGTGTACTGGCGACTGCTCCTAAGAGCTTCGATCAGAACGCTGTTAACCAGGCGCGTGTAGAAGCGATCAAGGCTAAGGGTGAAGACCCAACTGGTCCTTTCGTATTCACCGCTTACGCTGCTGTTGAAGTTATGACTAACGCCATGACTCAGACTAAAAGCACCGACACTGAAAAGCTGGCTGAATTTATCCGTAGCAACGGTGTATCTACAGCAATCGGTGATGTGAAGTACAACCAGCAGGGCGACCTGACTGAGTCTACTTTCCTGGTTTACCGTCTGCATAAAGATGGTTCTAAGACCGCTGCACAGTAA
- the livH gene encoding high-affinity branched-chain amino acid ABC transporter permease LivH, whose amino-acid sequence MSEFSLYLLQQLINGLTIGSTYALIAIGYTMVYGIIGMINFAHGEIYMIGSYVTFIVIAGLLGMGMVSLPIVLVIALVIAVFIASTYGWTVERVAYRPLRGSNRLIPLISAIGMSIFLQNFVVLAQGSRDVALPPQITGGWTFGDVSSFEVSISYMQMMIWAATLVTMTVLTLFISRSRMGRACRACSEDLGMTNLLGIDTNKIIALTFIIGAALAAVAGLLLGLYYGVINPFIGFIAGLKAFTAAVLGGIGSIPGAVLGGLLLGVTEAMTAAFFPAEYKDVVAFGLLILILLIRPSGLLGKPEVEKV is encoded by the coding sequence ATGTCAGAATTTTCTCTCTATCTATTGCAACAGCTCATTAACGGGCTAACCATCGGGTCCACCTATGCCCTGATTGCTATCGGCTATACAATGGTTTATGGCATCATCGGCATGATTAACTTTGCCCACGGCGAGATCTATATGATCGGCTCCTATGTGACATTTATTGTCATTGCGGGTCTGCTGGGCATGGGAATGGTGAGCCTGCCAATCGTTCTTGTCATCGCGCTTGTTATTGCGGTGTTTATTGCCAGTACTTACGGCTGGACAGTAGAACGGGTTGCCTATCGGCCACTGCGTGGCTCAAACCGCCTGATCCCACTTATTTCCGCTATCGGTATGTCTATCTTCCTGCAGAACTTCGTCGTTCTGGCACAAGGTTCACGTGACGTAGCGCTGCCGCCACAAATTACCGGAGGCTGGACCTTCGGCGATGTCAGCAGTTTTGAAGTGTCTATTTCTTACATGCAGATGATGATCTGGGCAGCCACACTGGTCACTATGACAGTACTGACGCTGTTCATTTCCCGCTCTCGCATGGGCCGGGCCTGTCGGGCCTGTTCCGAAGATCTGGGTATGACCAACTTACTGGGTATTGATACCAACAAGATCATCGCACTGACATTCATCATCGGTGCTGCTCTGGCAGCCGTTGCCGGCCTGTTATTGGGCCTGTATTACGGCGTTATCAATCCGTTCATTGGTTTCATTGCCGGCCTTAAAGCATTCACCGCTGCCGTACTAGGCGGTATTGGCTCGATTCCGGGCGCAGTACTGGGTGGTCTGCTCTTAGGTGTTACCGAAGCAATGACAGCAGCTTTCTTCCCTGCTGAATATAAGGATGTAGTGGCATTTGGCCTGCTGATCCTGATCTTATTAATACGTCCTAGTGGCCTCCTGGGTAAGCCGGAGGTTGAGAAAGTATGA
- the livG gene encoding high-affinity branched-chain amino acid ABC transporter ATP-binding protein LivG: MSQLLLDVKDLTMRFGGLVAVNGVSLEVKDKEIVSVIGPNGAGKTTVFNCLSGFYIPTEGSVKLRGEQIAGLKDFQISRKGLVRTFQHVRLFSKMTVIENMLVAQHRHLNTNLLAGLFKTPGYRRKETEAMDRAAQWLEEVGLLEFANREAGNLSYGQQRRLEIARCMVTQPELLMLDEPAAGLNPNETKELDELIIKLRDVHEISILLIEHDMGLVMGISDRIYVIAQGTPLANGLPDEIKNNPDVIKAYLGEE; encoded by the coding sequence ATGAGTCAGTTACTATTAGATGTAAAAGATCTGACTATGCGGTTTGGCGGCCTAGTGGCCGTCAACGGTGTCAGCTTAGAAGTTAAAGACAAAGAAATCGTTTCTGTTATCGGTCCTAACGGTGCAGGTAAAACGACTGTATTTAACTGTTTGTCCGGATTTTATATCCCAACCGAAGGCAGCGTTAAGCTTCGTGGCGAGCAGATTGCTGGTCTGAAAGACTTCCAGATCTCACGTAAAGGTCTGGTACGTACTTTCCAGCACGTACGTCTGTTCTCTAAAATGACAGTGATTGAGAACATGCTGGTTGCTCAGCACCGTCACCTCAACACAAACTTGCTGGCCGGTTTATTCAAAACGCCTGGGTACCGCCGTAAAGAAACCGAAGCAATGGACCGTGCCGCTCAGTGGCTGGAAGAAGTTGGTTTGCTAGAGTTCGCTAACCGCGAAGCTGGTAACCTGTCTTACGGACAGCAGCGTCGTCTGGAAATCGCTCGTTGCATGGTTACTCAACCTGAATTGCTTATGCTGGATGAGCCTGCTGCAGGTCTGAACCCGAACGAGACTAAAGAGCTGGACGAGCTGATCATCAAATTGCGTGATGTTCATGAAATCTCGATTCTCCTTATTGAGCACGATATGGGACTGGTTATGGGCATCTCTGATCGCATTTACGTGATCGCACAGGGAACACCATTAGCCAATGGCCTGCCGGATGAAATCAAGAATAATCCGGACGTTATCAAAGCCTATCTAGGGGAGGAGTAA
- a CDS encoding 3-keto-5-aminohexanoate cleavage protein has translation MTQKMILTVAPNGAYKQKKDHQALPVTPREVVDAARQAVTAGATMIHTHARDEQGRHSLDTGLNQQIWDMLKAEVGDDIVVQLTTEAAGIYQPPAQMAMVREVQPEAVSVALRELLPEGQDVNDAQGFFHWLAEQQIVCQYILYSAEDVQRYHQLKASGVIPSVPHHLLFVLGRYHAQQQSSPDDLLPFLAAHHDETPWMVCAFGADEHRCARLAMQKGGDVRVGFENNLYDLEGDIAADNAVLIRQVATEAAAQKRIIMSAAQWRRDFAF, from the coding sequence GTGACACAGAAAATGATTCTTACAGTTGCGCCAAACGGGGCATATAAACAGAAAAAAGATCACCAGGCCTTGCCAGTAACGCCCCGGGAAGTCGTAGATGCTGCCCGTCAGGCGGTAACCGCTGGTGCCACTATGATTCACACCCATGCCCGGGACGAGCAGGGACGCCATTCACTGGATACAGGGCTGAATCAACAAATCTGGGATATGCTCAAAGCTGAAGTGGGTGATGATATTGTGGTGCAATTAACCACTGAGGCCGCAGGTATATATCAACCGCCTGCACAAATGGCGATGGTGCGTGAAGTTCAGCCCGAAGCGGTGTCCGTCGCTTTGCGGGAACTGTTACCTGAGGGGCAGGATGTTAATGACGCACAGGGCTTTTTTCACTGGTTGGCGGAACAGCAAATTGTCTGTCAGTACATTCTCTATAGTGCTGAAGATGTTCAGCGCTATCATCAATTGAAAGCAAGTGGTGTTATTCCTTCAGTCCCGCACCATTTGTTATTTGTGCTGGGGCGATACCATGCTCAGCAACAGTCTTCCCCAGACGATTTATTGCCTTTTTTGGCCGCTCACCATGATGAAACGCCCTGGATGGTATGTGCCTTTGGTGCAGATGAGCATCGTTGTGCCCGCTTGGCTATGCAAAAGGGTGGCGATGTAAGAGTTGGCTTTGAAAATAATCTTTACGATTTAGAGGGCGATATTGCCGCAGATAACGCTGTACTAATCCGTCAGGTGGCAACTGAAGCAGCTGCGCAGAAAAGGATCATAATGAGTGCCGCACAATGGCGCCGTGATTTCGCTTTTTAA
- a CDS encoding LysR substrate-binding domain-containing protein has product MRRHLPPLNAIKAFEAVARQQSFTAAAVELCVSQSAVSKQVARLEAHLQLRLIERHAKGIRLSKEGEAYLQVLTEALDAIDQASARLSNAPQQLRIDTLPSLSSIWLIPRLKDFQKRHPGIQVELVTGDGPVDFTASEADLAIRCFSDAAAGNHTQLLLTERLHLVASPALLESRPVERLSDLKQFTLLRQTTRPDLWQQFFQHWHENDQGFTYGFASQHFFMTLQSVKEGIGMALLPDFLVAEQLASGELCAPLNLSLDSGYGYYLQIPTHKRQQLQVRQFSHWLQTQLSATDY; this is encoded by the coding sequence ATGCGTCGTCACCTGCCCCCTCTGAATGCCATTAAAGCTTTTGAAGCTGTTGCCCGTCAGCAGAGCTTTACTGCGGCAGCTGTTGAATTGTGCGTGAGCCAAAGTGCCGTCAGTAAACAAGTTGCCCGCCTGGAAGCACACTTGCAATTGCGGTTGATTGAGCGCCATGCAAAAGGTATTCGTTTAAGCAAAGAGGGAGAAGCTTATCTTCAGGTACTGACTGAAGCGCTGGATGCTATCGATCAGGCAAGTGCCCGACTCAGTAATGCACCGCAGCAGTTGCGTATCGATACTTTGCCATCACTGTCGAGCATCTGGCTAATACCCCGACTCAAAGACTTCCAGAAACGGCACCCGGGAATCCAGGTTGAACTGGTTACCGGAGACGGACCGGTGGACTTCACTGCCTCAGAGGCGGATCTTGCCATTCGTTGTTTTTCCGATGCAGCCGCCGGTAATCATACTCAGCTATTACTCACAGAACGGCTACACCTCGTTGCCTCACCGGCATTACTTGAATCACGGCCAGTCGAGCGGCTCAGCGATCTGAAACAGTTTACCTTGCTGCGCCAAACTACCCGGCCGGATTTATGGCAGCAATTTTTCCAGCACTGGCATGAGAACGATCAGGGATTTACATACGGATTCGCATCACAGCATTTCTTTATGACACTGCAATCGGTTAAAGAAGGGATTGGCATGGCACTGTTACCGGACTTTCTGGTTGCAGAGCAATTAGCCAGCGGTGAGCTCTGCGCTCCGCTAAATCTTAGCCTCGACAGCGGCTATGGTTATTATCTGCAAATACCCACACATAAACGCCAACAGCTTCAGGTGCGTCAATTCAGCCACTGGCTGCAGACACAGCTATCAGCAACAGATTATTAA
- a CDS encoding high-affinity branched-chain amino acid ABC transporter permease LivM — protein sequence MTHSKFYSAIFAAGITFVLACVMIGIKLDTDGTQLAIKGATAAQWGWIIAGITAVFLSQIFSAQIDATFTKLPIPKASNLIPEAAKSDAMKPWLMAGLIVILLVWPFMVSRGSVDLATLTLIYIMLGLGLNIVVGLAGLLDLGFVAFYAVGAYTYALLSLYFGFSFWICLPLSAALAALFGFVLGFPVLRLRGDYLAIVTLGFGEIIRILLNNWTNVTGGPSGISGIAKPTLFGLEFTRKAKTEGAETFHSFFDISYSSSYKVIFLYLIAVLLVIFLIYLINRLIRMPIGRAWEALREDEIACRSLGLNRTSIKLSAFTIGASTAGFAGCFFAARQGFISPESFIFIESAIILAIVVLGGMGSQVGVILAAIIMTILPELAREFSEYRMLLFGLLMVVMMRWRPEGILPMKRPQLELKKR from the coding sequence ATGACCCATAGTAAATTTTATAGCGCTATATTTGCGGCGGGAATCACCTTCGTTCTGGCCTGTGTAATGATAGGTATTAAGCTGGATACCGATGGTACTCAGCTGGCGATTAAAGGGGCGACTGCCGCACAGTGGGGCTGGATAATTGCCGGTATTACAGCGGTCTTTCTGTCACAGATTTTCTCCGCACAAATTGATGCGACCTTCACAAAATTGCCGATACCTAAAGCCAGTAACCTGATTCCTGAAGCGGCAAAATCAGATGCAATGAAGCCATGGCTAATGGCTGGCCTGATCGTTATTCTGCTGGTCTGGCCTTTCATGGTTTCCCGTGGATCTGTTGACCTGGCAACACTGACACTGATCTACATTATGTTAGGTCTGGGTTTGAATATCGTAGTCGGACTTGCCGGTCTGCTCGACTTAGGCTTCGTAGCCTTCTATGCAGTTGGTGCTTACACCTACGCTTTGCTGTCGCTGTATTTCGGTTTCTCCTTCTGGATCTGTTTACCGTTATCTGCTGCACTGGCGGCTTTATTCGGCTTTGTCCTCGGCTTCCCGGTACTGCGTTTACGCGGTGATTATCTGGCAATTGTTACCTTAGGCTTCGGTGAAATCATCCGTATCCTGCTGAACAACTGGACCAATGTAACAGGTGGACCCAGCGGTATTTCCGGTATTGCTAAGCCAACTCTGTTTGGTCTGGAATTCACCCGTAAAGCAAAAACTGAAGGCGCTGAAACCTTCCATTCATTCTTTGATATCAGCTACTCCAGTTCTTATAAAGTAATCTTCCTTTATCTGATTGCGGTACTGTTGGTAATCTTTTTGATTTACCTGATCAACCGTTTGATCCGGATGCCAATCGGTCGCGCCTGGGAAGCACTACGTGAAGACGAAATTGCCTGTCGCTCTCTTGGTCTGAACCGTACATCTATCAAGCTTTCTGCTTTCACTATCGGTGCTTCTACCGCAGGTTTTGCAGGTTGTTTCTTCGCAGCTCGTCAGGGCTTTATCAGCCCGGAATCCTTTATTTTCATCGAATCCGCAATCATTCTGGCGATTGTAGTTCTGGGTGGTATGGGGTCGCAGGTTGGTGTCATTCTGGCAGCAATCATTATGACTATCCTGCCTGAACTTGCCCGTGAATTCTCTGAATACCGGATGCTGTTATTCGGCCTGTTAATGGTTGTCATGATGCGCTGGCGTCCTGAAGGCATACTACCGATGAAACGACCGCAGCTGGAGTTGAAGAAGCGATGA